A single Lolium perenne isolate Kyuss_39 chromosome 6, Kyuss_2.0, whole genome shotgun sequence DNA region contains:
- the LOC127307372 gene encoding uncharacterized protein encodes MQPPPVVTPVIAGRLRRRCPSAKLRHPLLPWFPFTTTPGRQHARAREDPSPAVPPLSSGRFRPSLAPAWSPAVKYADKKRQLEISRDGSRNQVGSPSPPLPPPPKRVRVVLTGVGSSNDARTAPTSTTKESSSSDDFNPALPRRNEEAAPTIDTTVAILMEKNEELSLECDRLRDDLAAKKKNSKTLVELICSLRNERDMLKNELIKQKERNIASAEKASSILKIVCLERDKSDIEYKILLQDKVQLQKLNLEYADIAILALLERQKAQDKLMHLMLESCSEREETLKEVSSLVGYMSDVGRTSQNPPRLSSNSSRTSFQQCMLCAPTTSTH; translated from the exons ATGCAGCCGCCGCCTGTCGTCACTCCGGTCATCGCCGGCCGTCTCCGGCGCCGCTGTCCGTCGGCGAAGCTCCGCCATCCTCTCCTCCCCTGGTTTCCCTTCACCACGACGCCCGGTCGCCAACACGCGCGCGCCCGCGAGGATCCCAGCCCCGCCGTGCCGCCACTTTCTTCTGGCCGGTTCCGGCCATCTCTGGCGCCGGCTTG gtcgccggcggtcaagtacgcggataaaaaacgccagctcgaaatttcgagagacggttccagaaaccaagtgggctcgccgtcgccgccgctgccgccgccgccgaaacgcgtccgtgttgtgctcaccgg ggttggaagttccaacgacgcccgtactgcaccaacttccacgaccaaggaatcatcgtcgtccgatgatttcaacccggccctaccccggcgaaatgag gaagcggcaccgactatcgacaccactgtcgccatcttgatggaaaaaaacgaggagctcagcttagagtgtgatcgcctccgagacgatttggctgccaagaagaagaattcgaaaactcttgtggagctcatttgcagccttcgcaatgagcgcgacatgttgaagaacgagctgattaagcagaaagagaggaacattgcatcagcagagaaagccagcagcatactcaagattgtgtgcctcgaaagagacaagtctgatatagagtacaaaatccttcttcaggacaaagtacagctccaaaagttgaaccttgaatatgctgacatcgccatccttgcccttctcgagaggcagaaggcacaagataagttgatgcacctgatgttggagagctgcagtgaaagagaagagacattgaaagaagtgagcagtttggtgggatacatgagtgacgtcgggcgaacttcgcagaatccgccccggctgagctcaaattccagcagaaccagctttcagcaatgcatgttatgcgcacctacaacttctactcattga